From Pelmatolapia mariae isolate MD_Pm_ZW linkage group LG22, Pm_UMD_F_2, whole genome shotgun sequence, a single genomic window includes:
- the wasf2 gene encoding wiskott-Aldrich syndrome protein family member 2, which yields MPLVTRNIEPRHICRHPIPSNIRSELECVTNISLANIIRQLGSLSKYAEDVFGELFVQAGEFAGRVSSLGERVDRLQVKVTQLDPKEEEVSLQGITAKKAFKSSLTQDQQLFTRPSLPMPVQDTYTTCDPPPPLNQLSVYRDDGKEALKFYTDPSYFFDLWKEKMLQDTKDIMKEKRKHRKEKKDHLNQRTLNPRKIKTRKDEWERRKMGEEFVVPKSDLMNSSEGLNGSIGSGEGFNSESLELSTNSYAYDPGSPPPPPGPDELPPPPPDMAYGNDGAPTQKRVSMLSPSHPPPAPPTASSPNNSRPSLSPPPAPPPPPPPSGFGIPPPPSGFDTPPSPPPLFSSSAPAAPPPPPSMSAIPPPPPMPAGGGPPPPPPPPPPPGPPPPPFESSAPRPPPSGGVTACSAPKPQPEPVSDARSDLLQAIRQGFNLRKVEEQREQEKRDHIGNDVAAILSRRIAVECSDSEDDSSEFGEDDDWSD from the exons ATGCCTCTGGTGACGAGGAATATAGAGCCGCGGCATATTTGTCGCCATCCCATTCCTTCTAACATCCGCAGTGAGCTGGAATGTGTCACCAACATAAGCCTGGCCAACATCATCCGCCAGCTCGGCAGCCTCA GCAAATATGCAGAGGACGTGTTCGGGGAGCTGTTTGTTCAGGCTGGAGAATTTGCCGGCAGGGTGAGCTCGCTTGGAGAAAGAGTGGATCGCCTGCAGGTTAAAGTCACCCAGTTGGACCCCAAAGAAGAGGAGG TTTCTTTGCAGGGAATCACTGCAAAGAAGGCTTTCAAAAGCAGTCTGACCCAGGACCAGCAGCTCTTCACCAGGCCGTCTCTGCCAATGCCTGTACAAGACACTTACACGACCTGCGATCCTCCTCCACCGCTCAATCAGCTCAGCGTATACCG AGACGATGGGAAGGAGGCCCTAAAGTTTTACACCGACCCCTCCTACTTCTTTGACCTGTGGAAGGAGAAGATGCTGCAGGACACCAAGGACATCATGAAGGAGAAACGCAAGCACAGA aaggagaagaaagacCATCTGAACCAACGGACCCTCAATCCTCGAAAGATCAAGACCAGAAAGGATGAATGGGAACGGCGTAAGATGGGAGAGGAGTTTGTTGTACCAAAGTCTGACTTGAT GAATTCTTCTGAGGGCCTGAATGGCAGTATTGGATCTGGGGAGGGCTTCAACTCTGAAAGCCTTGAGCTTAGCACAAACTCCTATGCTTATGATCCTggctcccctcctcctcctcccggTCCCGATGAATTGCCTCCTCCGCCTCCGGACATGGC GTATGGTAACGATGGAGCACCCACCCAGAAGCGTGTCAGCATGCTGAGTCCAAGCCACCCTCCTCCTGCTCCCCCCACTGCTTCTTCCCCAAACAACTCCCGCCCAAGTCTCTCTCCTCCCCCTgcacctcctccccctcctccaccttctGGTTTTGGGATTCCCCCACCTCCCTCTGGCTTTGACACCCCACCTTCTCCCCCTCCGCTCTTCTCCTCTTCCGCTCCTGctgctccccctcctcccccatctATGTCCGCCATCCCTCCTCCACCACCTATGCCTGCAGGCGGGGGTCCACCgccaccacctcctccaccgCCTCCCCCCggtcctcctccaccacctttCGAAAGTTCTGCTCCTCGTCCGCCACCTTCTGGCGGGGTAACAGCCTGTTCTGCTCCCAAACCTCAGCCAGAGCCCGTCAGTGACGCTCGCAGCGACCTGCTGCAGGCCATCCGACAAG GTTTCAACCTGCGGAAGGTGGAGGAACAGCGGGAGCAGGAGAAGAGGGATCACATTGGCAACGATGTGGCCGCCATCCTGTCGCGCCGTATCGCCGTGGAGTGCAGCGACAGCGAGGACGACTCCTCCGAGTTCGGAGAGGACGATGACTGGTCCGATTGA
- the gpr3 gene encoding G protein-coupled receptor 3: MILNATDLGWDSESSGAEPIIPSDQLGRSSAYELPPLTVWGVALCVSGTLIATENAIVVTTILATSSLRAPVFLLLASLGMADLLAGVALILHFLFMFCVEPSDWSELLTSGLLVTSLTASLCSLMGVALDRYLSLSHALTYGSGQSRRRAAILLLLVWLGACMIGAGPAMGWHCLEDPNSCSVARPLTRTYLSLLCGGFLVVVMVTLQLYAGICRVARRHAHAIATQRHFLPSNQSYASKHGSGRGFSRLILVLSVFVGCWMPFSLWGLLGDASSPPLYTYATLVPAAGSSLLNPILYSLRHKDIRKVLLHACCPHRYSHSTHIHYPVDV; encoded by the coding sequence ATGATCCTGAACGCCACAGACTTGGGCTGGGATTCTGAATCCTCAGGTGCAGAGCCCATCATCCCATCAGACCAACTGGGAAGGTCATCTGCTTATGAACTCCCACCTCTCACAGTGTGGGGCGTGGCCCTCTGTGTTTCAGGGACCCTCATTGCGACTGAGAATGCCATCGTAGTCACCACCATCCTGGCCACCTCGTCTCTTCGTGCCCCTGTCTTCCTGCTGCTTGCCAGCCTTGGTATGGCTGATCTTCTGGCTGGTGTGGCACTGATTCTGCACTTCCTCTTCATGTTCTGTGTGGAGCCCAGTGATTGGTCAGAACTGCTGACCTCAGGACTACTGGTGACATCACTGACTGCCTCCCTCTGTAGCCTAATGGGTGTTGCCCTGGACAGGTACCTGTCTCTGAGCCACGCCCTCACCTATGGCTCAGGCCAGTCGCGGCGGAGAGCCGCCATCCTCCTGCTGCTGGTCTGGTTGGGTGCATGCATGATTGGGGCGGGGCCAGCAATGGGATGGCACTGTCTTGAAGATCCAAATTCCTGTTCTGTAGCACGACCTCTGACCCGGACATATCTATCGCTGCTGTGTGGGGGCTTCCTAGTGGTTGTAATGGTAACCCTGCAATTGTACGCTGGGATTTGCCGTGTCGCTAGGCGGCACGCCCATGCCATCGCTACCCAAAGGCATTTCCTCCCTTCCAATCAGTCATATGCAAGCAAGCATGGCAGCGGGAGAGGTTTCTCTAGGTTAATCCTGGtcctcagtgtgtttgtgggCTGCTGGATGCCCTTCTCCCTCTGGGGGCTGCTGGGAGATGCGTCCAGCCCTCCTCTGTACACCTATGCCACCTTGGTGCCAGCTGCAGGCAGCTCCCTACTAAACCCCATTCTCTACAGTCTGAGACACAAAGACATTCGCAAGGTGCTGCTCCACGCCTGCTGCCCACACAGAtactcacacagcacacacatacactaccCTGTTGATGTGTAA
- the cd164l2 gene encoding CD164 sialomucin-like 2 protein, translating into MQLVAFTVLSSTLLLLAVIPSVYLQPDCSQAESCDLCVGDSMLNLTGCVWRLCPNGNDTGMCVTDEGDSADNGMNCSWTRVSELCTVVETVAAGGGETVSGDDSNTNSSPEFSQAKFDMSSFIGGIILVLCLQAGGFFAMRFLKSKEQSSYDPIEQPQ; encoded by the exons ATGCAGCTGGTGGCATTTACTGTTCTCTCCTCCACTCTGCTGCTTCTAGCAGTGATCCCTTCTGTGTATCTACAGCCAG ATTGTTCTCAAGCCGagtcatgtgacctgtgtgtCGGCGATTCCATGCTCAACCTGACAGGCTGTGTCTGGAGGCTTTGTCCAAATG GCAATGATACAGGCATGTGTGTGACCGATGAAGGGGATTCGGCAGACAACGGCATGAACTGTAGCTGGACCAGAGTGTCTGAATTGTGcacag TTGTAGAGACTGTCGCTGCGGGAGGTGGTGAAACCGTTTCAG GTGATGACAGCAACACCAACTCCTCCCCCGAGTTCTCCCAGGCCAAGTTCGACATGTCCAGCTTCATAGGCGGCATCATACTCGTGCTATGTCTGCAGGCAGGCGGATTCTTCGCCATGCGCTTCCTCAAATCcaaagagcagagcagctacgaCCCCAT AGAGCAGCCACAGTGA
- the LOC135933073 gene encoding synaptotagmin-like protein 1 codes for MEGKQGDSSLDLSHLTEEEQTSILQVVQRDLELRRRDEGRVRTLEQRETNSTRLRFLSGAWFSEECSKRHHNWTSGCDLVHATIRHRKTKSRDVPLNGLFNIEREDNNNTLLETEGSVKDSNQEETEGTQSLKLVPTSTVNGPVSQGLQHSNSSSSSKECETRSNGQSEEPEEDLIDNCNGDTDSLSSLTETDPSSLRTSSSTNSLHSGYVLSGSMMSLFSSGDFGVVEVRGRIQYSLAYNSQREELQVKVYRCEDIAAARKNRSDPYVKTYLLPDKSNHSKKKTSVKKKTLNPVYDQTLRYKVRIGELRSRTLNLSVWHAEPLGRNVFLGEVEVTLALWDWTCTQPLWQDLQPRVYLSPDSISSRGNIMFSIKFIPEGYEGGGLPLTGEVHIWLREAQGLLSNKGGAVDSFVRSYILPDASRQSGQKTRVVKHSISPTYNHTMVYDGFHTSDLREACAELTVWQREGLKTHVLGGIRLSCGTGQSYGEDVSWMDSTEEEVTVWMSMIENPNHWIDAMLPIRTNLTRRSE; via the exons ATGGAAGGAAAGCAGGGAGACTCCTCACTTGACTTGAGCCACCTGACGGAGGAGGAGCAGACCTCCATCCTGCAGGTTGTACAGCGTGACTTGGAGTTACGTCGCCGTGATGAAGGACGTGTAAG AACCCTCGAGCAGAGAGAGACGAACTCAACCCGTCTGCGCTTCCTGTCAGGGGCGTGGTTCAGCGAGGAGTGTAGCAAACGCCATCACAACTGGACTTCGGGCTGCGACCTGGTCCACGCCACCATCCGCCACAGGAAGACAAAGAGCAGAG ATGTGCCCCTGAATGGACTTTTCAACATAGAGCGAGAggacaacaacaacactttACTCGAGACTGAAGGAAGTGTGAAGGACAGCAACCAGGAAGAGACTGAAGG GACTCAGAGTTTGAAACTGGTACCCACATCCACAGTAAACGGACCCGTGTCACAG GGTCTCCAGCACAGTAACAGCTCCTCATCATCCAAAG AATGTGAAACCAGAAGTAACGGCCAATCGGAGGAACCTGAG gaaGACTTGATCGACAACTGTAATGGGGACACTGACTCGCTGAGCAGCCTGACAGAGACGGATCCTTCTTCTCTGAGAACTAGCAGCTCCACCAACAGTCTTCATTCGGGCTACGTG CTCAGCGGTAGCATGATGAGTCTGTTCAGCTCGGGGGATTTCGGAGTGGTGGAGGTGAGGGGCCGTATCCAGTACTCATTGGCTTACAACAGCCAGAGGGAGGAGCTGCAGGTCAAAGTGTATCGCTGTGAGGACATTGCTGCAGCACGCAAGAACCGGTCTGACCC ATATGTAAAAACCTACCTCTTGCCGGACAAGTCAAATCACAGTAAGAAGAAGACTTCAGTGAAGAAGAAGACCCTAAACCCAGTTTATGATCAGACACTCAGA TATAAGGTGCGGATCGGGGAGCTGCGGAGTCGGACCCTGAACCTCTCTGTGTGGCATGCCGAGCCCCTGGGGAGGAACGTATTTCTCGGGGAGGTGGAGGTGACTCTGGCGCTCTGGGATTGGACCTGCACACAGCCTCTGTGGCAGGACTTGCAGCCACGG GTTTATCTGAGCCCAGACTCCATTAGCAGTCGTGGGAACATCATGTTCTCTATTAAATTCATCCCAGAAGGATATGAAG gtGGCGGTTTGCCTCTGACCGGAGAGGTTCACATCTGGCTTCGGGAGGCTCAGGGTCTCCTGTCCAACAAAGGAGGTGCTGTAGACTCCTTTGTTAGAAG CTACATACTCCCAGATGCAAGTCGTCAAAGTGGTCAGAAGACCCGGGTGGTGAAGCACTCCATCAGTCCTACCTACAACCACACCATGGTATACGACGGCTTCCATACCAGCGACTTGAGAGAGGCTTGTGCTGAGCTGACGGTGTGGCAACGCGAAGGGTTAAAGACTCATGTCCTCGGGGGCATCCGTCTGAGCTGTGGAACTG GTCAGAGTTACGGTGAGGACGTCAGCTGGATGGATTCCACAGAAGAGGAAGTCACTGTGTGGATGTCCATGATTGAGAATCCAAACCACTGGATTGACGCAATGCTACCGATCAGAACTAACCTCACCCGGCGGTCTGAGTGA
- the clxn gene encoding calaxin, translating to MSKISAMNKRATQTLAENISKQVEHFSKKEVECLIREFNVLMAEQNNSGRAVHGLDRGKFISTLHSIFGLTDDRMTGRVFRTFDKDNDSVVSMKEWIEGLSVFLRGTLDEKIKYCFTVYDLNGDNAISREEMLHMLKGRLIRQPNEEDPDEGIKDLVEIILKKMDYDHDGKLSFEDFEKAVKDENLLLEAFGTCLPDFRVICNENLLSSLNFPIKNSQSYSLLFLFF from the exons atgtcaaaaatatcTGCTATGAACAAAAGGGCGACACAGACGCTCGCTGAAAACATTTCGAAACAAGTGGAGCACT TCAGTAAAAAAGAGGTTGAGTGCCTTATCCGAGAGTTTAACGTGCTTATGGCGGAGCAGAACAACTCTGGCAGAGCTGTGCACGGTCTGGACCGAGGGAAGTTCATAAGCACACTGCACAGCATCTTTGGACTGACTGATGACAGGATGACGGGTAGAG TCTTCAGGACATTTGACAAAGACAATGACAGTGTTGTCAGCATGAAAGAGTGGATCGAGGGACTGTCTGTCTTTCTTCGGGGGACCTTggatgaaaaaattaaat ACTGCTTCACTGTGTACGACCTGAATGGTGACAACGCCATCTCAAGAGAGGAGATGCTTCATATGCTGAAGGGCAGGCTCATCAGACAGCCCAATGAGGAGGACCCTGACGAAGGAATCAAAGACCTGGTGGAGATCATACTGAAGAAGATG GACTATGACCATGATGGCAAATTGTCTTTTGAAGATTTTGAAAAGGCTGTGAAAGATGAGAACCTATTGCTGGAAGCTTTTGGAACCTGCCTTCCTGACTTCAGGGTAATCTGTAATGAGAATTTGCTAAGCTCTTTAAATTTCCCCATCAAAAATTCTCAATCTTACAGTttgcttttcttatttttttag
- the rbm48 gene encoding RNA-binding protein 48, with amino-acid sequence MAAPVNNSSGCWRVPEVYKHHEQQRVCISRPKYREGRKAKAVKVYTINLESRYLMVQGVPAIGVMTELIQLCALYGAVEEYRPLDEYPAEEFTEVYLVKFQKLTSARAAKRHMDEKSFYGGVLHVCYVPEYETVEDTRLKLQDRRSYVIRAAQKRVREREQKEDIQEEPTSSETTTTSDDNILTHKQTSGNDNTRETSNISHYLGFPLLPLPPQEHHYHRPKSQHLPTEDKMGTLHNTCADTLEQREGSSRRKQTLSSRKAAHQAAAVRFLPRTTHLEKRKRTMEEAEEPSSTVSGQNEPLIGPKLPEPSKLDMEDESLNTTVSLIRNTMKQVTSSPDIKPVEKKVKPRRRI; translated from the exons ATGGCGGCTCCCGTCAACAACAGCTCTGGCTGCTGGAGAGTCCCGGAGGTTTACAAACATCACGAACAGCAGAGAGTGTGCATTTCTCGACCAAAATATAGGGAAGGAAGAAAAGCCAAAGCAGTTAAG GTTTACACCATAAATTTAGAAAGTCGTTACCTGATGGTCCAAGGGGTCCCAGCGATTGGGGTTATGACTGAGTTGATTCAGCTGTGTGCCCTCTATGGAGCTGTGGAGGAGTACAGGCCCCTGGACGAGTATCCTGCCGAGGAGTTCACAGAGGTCTACCTCGTAAAGTTCCAAAAACTCACAAGTGCCAG AGCAGCAAAGCGACACATGGATGAGAAAAGTTTCTATGGTGGTGTGCTGCATGTGTGCTACGTCCCCGAATACGAGACTGTGGAAGACACCAGGCTCAAGCTGCAGGACCGGAGGAGCTATGTCATCCGGGCTGCTCAGAAGAGAG TGAGGGAAAGGGAACAGAAAGAGGACATACAAGAGGAGCCTACTTCATCAGAAACAACTACCACGTCAGACGACAACAtcctcacacacaaacagacctCTGGAAATGACAATACAAGGGAGACTTCAAACATCAGCCACTATTTAGGCTTTCCTCTACTGCCATTACCTCCCCAAGAACATCATTACCATAGGCCTAAAAGTCAACATTTACCGACAGAGGATAAAATGGGGACTTTACACAATACCTGTGCTGACACATTAGAGCAGCGAGAAGGGAGTTCAAGGAGAAAACAGACCTTATCGAGCAGAAAGGCAGCACATCAGGCTGCGGCAGTCAGATTTCTTCCTCGGACCACACACTTGGAGAAACGGAAACGCACAATGGAAGAGGCTGAGGAGCCCTCCAGTACTGTTTCTGGGCAGAATGAGCCTTTGATTGGACCAAAACTACCAGAACCATCCAAACTGGACATGGAGGATGAGTCACTGAACACAACTGTCAGCCTGATCAGGAACACAATGAAGCAG GTGACATCGAGTCCAGACATCAAACCAGTGGAGAAGAAGGTCAAACCACGCCGTCGGATTTGA